DNA from Vulpes vulpes isolate BD-2025 chromosome 9, VulVul3, whole genome shotgun sequence:
acaGCCTCGACCCCGTCCTTGTGACTCGAGCTGAGCCGGTATCACCAGTGGACGCTCGACCGAGGTGCCCCACCACTTAGCTGGGGTGGTGGTCTGTCCGGAGGCTTCCGTCAGGgccctggctggggctggggcctccGCCGAGGCTTAGGGTCTTCTGAGGATCTCCTGATTAGGTCTGGCTCACCCAGGATAACCTCCCTTCGTTATATCCATAGACTCCCTTTACCTTTGTCACCAAACGCTGCTTCATTGTGGGAGCGACGTCCCATATTCACAGGCCCCCTCCCCAAGGGGAGGGACTAGGTGGGGTGGGACAGGGCCATCTTGGCATCCTGGCTGCCACACGTGCATACAGCTGCTCATCTGTTGACTTGCTTGGGGCATTAATGGAAGTTCTCCTGGATACGGTGCTAAAAGGAGCATTTATGGAGCGCTTGCTGTGTGCAGGCACAGATCCAGGCCCTTCACCTGCATTATCTTTAATCTTCCTAGAGGGTCACGTGCCCCCGTGAGGGTGTGGGCAGAGCATGCCCCTGGGGGAGGGCCGCAGCAGGAGAGGCTGGCAAGGATGGAGTTGCAGGGAGAGGGCCGGCACCGGGGGCGGCGGCCGGTGTGGCTGGAGCTCAGGGAAGGGCTGGCCGCCTCGAGGGCACCTGCTATGTGGTAGCGTCTTCGAGGGCCTCGCTCTGCCACCTCGGCCCGTTTGGCCCCCAGCGCTGCCAGCCTGGCTTCCTCCCAACCCCGCCGTTGAGTTCCGCATTTGGGGTTGCCCAATGCCCAGTCCCCGAGGGCCCCAGCCGGCAGGACGGGTGGTGCTGAGACCGGGCTCTGGGGCGCCTCCTACCTGCAGGCGCTTTCCTACCAGCCTTGCAGCCTCTTCACTTCGATCCCTGGGGTATTCTTGTTCTCACtttcagaaagggaaactgagtcctGGTGTGAGATCCGGGGGCtctgcccccacacccccagccctCAGAGGGATGCTGCTCTATGGCTATAGGCAGGAGGGGCCCCACATGCTCCGAGACCACGGAGCCCCGGCCCCGTCCAGGCCCAGGATCTGGGAACCCATCCCAGTCCCCTTCTGAGCATCTCCGGTCTTGGCCGCATCAGTCCCGGCCTGGGCAGCGGGACGCACAGCAGAGTCGTGCGTCCAATGTCCGTCATCAGATGGTGTGGGGCCAAGGCCTTCCCGGCCACGTGCTGAAGCGTCGCCCGCCTCCGCAGGTATGCCTTCACCGTGGTGGCCAACATCACCGTGTACGCTGCCGCCTGGTTCCTGCTCCACCTGCAGGGCTCTCCGAACGTGGAGATGGCCCGGGATGCCAGTGACCAGCTGGGGATCCAGGACGTGCAGGTGTTCCAGGTGAGCCGGGCCCGGGAGGGACGCCCCGGTGGCCCCGAGCCTGGGGCCCGGGCTGAGAGCGCTGCCGCTGACCCCTCTCCCGCCTGGCCTCCAGAACCTCTCCCTGTTGGTGATAGGAGTTGGAGCCGTCTTCTCGCTGCTGTTCCACCTGGGCACCAGGGAGGGGCGCCGGCCTCAGGCGGAGGAGCCGGACGAGAACCGCCCGCTGCTGGCGCCCACTACTGCCCGGCCCCTGCTGCTCTGGAGACACTGGCTGCGGGAGCCCGCCTTCTATCAGGTGCGCTGGGGGGGCACGGGGCCCACCGTCCCTCCGCCGTCCTCCGCCGCCACGGCGCTCCCGGAGGCCCCTCGTCCCCGGCCGCGGGGGACAGAGGCGGCCCGACCCGAGccctcgcccgcccgcccgcaggTGGGCCTGCTGTACATGAGCACGAGGCTCATCGTGAACCTGTCGCAGACGTACATAGCCATGTACCTCACCTACTCGCTCAGCCTGCCCAAGgtgagcggggcggggcggggcggggggccgggtgCACAGGGCGGGGGCCCCCGCTGATGAGCCCACGCTCGCTCTGCCCCCGCAGAAGTTCATCGCCACCATCCCGCTGGTGATGTACCTCAGTGGCTTCTGCTCGTCCTTCCTCATGAAGCCCGTCAACAAGTGCATCGGGAGGAACGTGAGTGGGCAGGGCtgcgggcgggggccgggaggACCCCACAGCCGAGCGCCGGCACCCCGAGGGAGCTCGAGCACCCGTGCCACGTGGGGCGCCGCCGGTGGGGCGGGGAGACCTGAGCCCCGGCCAGCGCGGTTCGGGACCTCGACGTTGCGCCGCGTGTGGCTGCAGCCAGCTCCGGCCCAGGGCCGGCTCCGTGGCGCCTGGCAGCCCCCGGCCTCGCGGCCCTCCGACTCCGAGCCACGGGTGCTCGCAGACGGGCGGGCTGGCGCCCCGGGTGAGGGGCTCTGACGCGGCGCTCCCCCGCAGCTGACCTACTTTACGGGCCTCCTGGTGGTCCTGGCTTTCGCGGCCTGGGTGGCGCTGGCGGACAGGCTGGGCATGGCCGTGTACGCGGCGGCGGTGCTGCTCGGCGCGGGCTGCGCCACCATCCTCGTCACCTCGCTGGCCATGACGGCCGACCTCATCGGCCCCCACACGGTGAGGCTGATGGtgtgggcggggggcggggggccgcggccggggcgggggggctgaCCTCCCTGCTCGTGTACCCCAGCACAGCGGAGCCTTCGTGTACGGCGCCATGAGCTTCTCGGATAAAGTGGCCAACGGGCTGGCGGTCATGGCCATCCAGAGCCTGTATCCCTGCTCGTGAGTGCCACCCGCTCGTCTGTTCACTTAGGAAGAGTGTGCTGCGCGCGCTGGCGCCAGGCCCGCTCCAGGTCTGCGGGTTCGGCCCCGGCGAAACACCTGCTCGCTCCTTACctgtggcacctggctggcctgCTCGGCAAGCGCTGTGTCTGTCGTGTGCCGGGGACACAGCGTACGCCCGCactgggggagtgggggtgggcagggctgggcaaaGCCAGAGCCTGTGTTCAGACCCTCAGAACCTACCTAGGGTTCCAGACCTAGATGGTTCTAGACTCCTGAGTTGGAGCCTCGTAGGAGTCTAGGATCTGGGAACACAAACCCATCCCTCAGTCCTCATAGACCTGGGGCAACGCCAGCCGCTTTAATAAGCATATAACTGTTATCTAAACCGGTGGCACGGGGGTGTAGAAAACATCACTTATGGAGGCCTGCCTGGGGCAAGAGGTCAGGGAGGGCTCCCttgaggaggtgacattggaCCTGAGACCAGTCAGGGAGTGCCAGGCAAACGCGCAGGAGCCACCAGTGCAAAGGTCCCGGGGCAGGACTGGGCTTGGCATTGGCAGGGAGGCCTCCGTGGCTAAAGGGGACAGGGCAGGTGTGcaaggcctgggggaggggggctgagggGGATGGGAGCCCTCTGGTGGCCACTGTGGGGAGAACCCAGAGGAGGGGACTGGTGGTCTAGGCGGGCGATGATGGGGCTGGACCTGCGGGAGGCGGACGCTGGGAGAGGACTGGGCAGGAGGCCCAGGCTGGAGGCCAGACAGCTGGCAACTCACCTGCgtctgccctccccgccccctccccctccccctagcTTGGAGATTTGCTGCAGGGCCTGCATGGGCTTCTACCGCTGGGTGATGGTGGCCGCCACCGGCGGTGTGGGCGTGGCCGCCACCCTCTGTCTGTGCAGTCTCCTCATCTGGCCCATCCGCCTGCGGAGCTGTGAGTCCTCCCCGCCGTGCCCCCACTGGCCAcgggctgcagggctgggccaggggcaggccccgccctccctgaccacccccaccccattctcttGCAGGGGACCCTGGAGCCCAGCCCTGATACCCCACGGTCCCTGTCCTGTGCACATGCACGGTGCCCAGCTGAGGCCAGGAGCAGCCCCGTGCCACCCCGGCTGCCATCCCTGCTCCTCCATCCTTGCCTGGGCCTAACGGCACCAGGGCAGGCGGTCAGGATCCCACTGAGCTCGGCCCTCTGGAACCCGGGGCTGTGCCCAGCTCACCCCTCACCATGGGGTGTCCCACATGCTGCCAGGTCCCTCGATAACGGCGTGGTCACGGAGCTGGACTGGAGCCTCAGGcagaggtgggaggagcaggtcccctgccctgtgcccaggcCGCTGCTGACCACGAATAAAGAGCCACCCGTGGGTGAGGACTGTGGCCTCAGCTGTCTGCCTGGAGCccagagtggggagagggcagcTGGTGGGTCCCAGAGTCTTGGTCACCAGGGTCTTGGTTAGTAGCTCCCTTTATCTGGCTGCCACTGGACACCCCCCCCCagtcctccccaccaccccagtCCCCAGGGGGCAGATGCACAGGAGCGGGCTGGGGAGGGCTAGAGGCGCTGGGGTCCCTGTAGAGGGTGGCATCAGGCAGCATGAACTTTATCAGTGGATGGGTGTGTAGATGGGCGGGGGCCGCTGGTTGGTCGAGGGGCAGTAAGGCTCCAGGTCCCACTGCCGGTAGTTCTGGGTGGTGTAGCGCGGGCGCTGAGGCACCGACAGGTACGGCACATAGTCAGAGGCCGGCCCCGGTGGCTCCACCCCGTACCGGTGTCTGTTGAGCACTGTGGGGCCAGGACCCAGGTCACCTCCTGTCCCCTGGGCCGTGTGAAcccagccccggtggcccagctcCCTccggctgcccccaccccctcctcaccGTACTCCTTGCCCCGGATGGGCCTGTCTTTCCAGAGCATGCTCCCCCACTGCGTGCTGGGGGCCCTGTACTGGGCAGGGATGATGGGGTCATGCCACGCGGTCTCCCGGAGGCACTGGGTATaggctgtggggggagggggcgggaggtcGTCTCTGGCCCTtgcccccgtcccccccccccccccccgtccccccttccccggggctggcctggggctgggggcaggcagggctgagCACTCACCCGAGGGCATGCTTCGCTCCCGGTGGCTGTGACATCCGTGCCAGCGGGCATAGGCCTCCCGGTACGGGCTGTCCGGGGCCCGTGGGAGCGTGTACCAGGCCTCGCGGGAGTCCGAGTTGGTTAGGCCCGTGTACCACAGCTGGCCGGCCGCGTCACGTCCCAGGGGTGTGTACTTCCAGCGTGTTGCCTGCTTGATGGCCGGTGCCCAGCGGGGCCCCTCCAGGGACAGGTAGTCCTCACTAGGGGGTGAAGGCAGGGGGCAGGAGATAGAGGCTGAGCCTGTGGCCCTCCCCTGCATTGTAGGCACGCACACCGGGCTGGGGGGGCGGTGctgagccctgcagccccctctcctctccagccctCCAGGACCCTCCCTAAACCTTTTCCTATTTTAGTGTTTTTggcctgtcctccccaccccatcccggGGACACGGGGTGGCAGGGGGAGCCCCTGTGCCAGGCGGCCTCCCGGACGAGGGGGATGTACAGAGGCCCTGGGAACAGGGAACGGTGTAAGGAACAGGGACACAGGCCAGAGCTGAACTGTAAAGGTTGAGGGCCCCCCCTGCTGGTGCAGTTGGGGTGCGGTGGGGTGGGGAGCTTGTGACTCCTCATCTCgggggttgtgaggtcaagccctgtgttgggtgtaaaaatgacttaaaaataaaataactaaaaatcgAATTTCAATGTggtaacattaaaaacaaaagcagacgAAACccaaaaagtggaaaagaaaaccacaaagcGAAAGACCCCTTCAAAGCTGCTGAGGCTGCAGGGAATCTCGTCCGGCAGCACCGCCGCCCAGGCCCAGGGCGAGGACGAGCCGGGCCTTGGCCCCGGGAGCTGCGGGCCAGGGGCTTCTCCCTGCATCCTGTTCTCGCCCCTCGGGACGGGGTCACATCACGGACTAGAAACCCCCTGGTGGGCTTGGGGACCTGATGGAGACAGGGTTTGCTGCTCAAAGGGCAGCTTCAGGGTCGCCTCGGGAACCCTGCCCCGTGAGCTCAACACTTCACAACTGAGGTGCAGTAAAACACGGTGACAGCCAGCAGGTCTCTGTCAAATGTCGATGTAACAGATGAAGAGCACGTTGGAGCTGGGGAGAACCTCAAGCGAATGTCACCCTGGCCCACAACCCAGAGCCTTCCTGCCACTGGAAAGAGGTGACGGAACAGCCTGCCCTCGCTAACCCTACCCCTTGCCGCGGCCCCAGCTCCCGGGCTTCCGGCGAGTTCTGTGCCTGCTCTCCAGTGGGCGCCCCCGTCTGCACAGGCGCACAGTGGGGCGGCCTAGGGGCACTACCCCCTCCCCTGGGTGGGAAGGGCCCCCCAAGTCCACATCCGGCTGGTGTCTCAGAGCCACCCCGCTGGGAAGCAGGGTCCCAGCAGACACCATTGCTAAGCTGCGGGCACCTGGGGCTGGCCCCACCCGTGTGCAGGGCCTGGTGTCCTTGGATGGGGGAGCTTGGACACTGGGGACTGTGTCGCCAGGGCAGAGACTGGGGGGGATGCATCCCCGGGGGGCACCGAGGACTGCCAGGGAGGCACAGTGGAGCTGCTGCACTAGGCCCTAGAGGAACTGGCCTGCGGACCAGCTGGTCTCGGACTGCTGGCTTCCAGAACCAGGAGAGAACGCCTCTGGCTTCAGCCCCCAGCCTGGCGGTGTGTGCAGGCCGCTGCAGGAGACTCCCGGAGAGCCAGTCCATTCTGCCAGCCCTGCCTGTACCCCCAGGGAGCGGCCAGGCTAGGACAGGGCAAGGGCACAGCACCGATGGGCCTTGACTGGAGTCAGTGACACTCAAGAACATCAGGCCTGACACACGGCGGTGGCGCATAGGGCCGTGCGGCCACTCACCTGGACAGCGGTGCTGGGAAGTCGGCTTCGAGGGTCCCCCGGGGGACGTAGGGCCGGGCTGCCTCCCGCCGTAGGGTCTGCATGTCTGCCTCTGGGTCCCCAGGGGCTCAAGCCTGCAAGGCCTGTAGGGCCATTGTTGACAGTGATAAAGGCCACCCTCGGTGTCCTGGCAACGCTACTGGCCAGCACTGGCCCCCAtccagcctgctcctccctcccccagtggACGGGGCTGGGCCGGGAGGGCCAGGTGAGCGGAGGCGCatgcctggggggtggggggtctgtcCAGGAGCGAGCTGCTGGCCGTGAGGCCCTGGCTCCCTGTGCGCGACCCTGGGCTCCCACCTCCTCGGCTCCCGGCTGTGCCCCAGGTGCACCCTTCCAGAGCTCCCGCTGGGACCCCAGCTTCCGGCCCCCCTTCCTTGGGCCCTGTCCCTCATCTGCTTCTGAGACACTCAGCAAGATCCCCGGGCAGGCACGCACAGCAGCCCCATGCACAGTCCTCAACTGCATGACGACACAGACCATGTGTCCACCCACACGCACTGCTCGAGGGACGGACCCTGAGCCCACGACGCTTGGGGAGGGAACCAGACACGAGGCCACATGGTGTATGAGTCCATTTATGTGACACATCCAGGATGGGCTCCTCCACGGATGGAAAGGGGGCTAGGGGCGGGGACAGGGATGCTTCTGGAGTGGTGGAATGTTCTGGAGCTAGAGATGGGGGCAGCACAACTTCATGAATGTAGTGAAAACCACGGAATTATACACTTTCAGATGGTAAACTGTATGTTACGCATATTTACCACAGTAATGAAAAATAGAACGAGAACCGCAAGACcggcctgcccccctcccccctgctcctggcTGCCTGCATAGCGCCTCCTGCTGGCCCACGCCGGCCCTGCTGTCCGAGGGGTGGAAGCCCACACCCTCCCCATGGCCTGGTCCCCACTGCCCCCGACAGGGCTCCTCACCTAGAGGGAAGGGGCTCTGGGTGCTGTGCCACATGTGGGCAGCTGCTCACTGTAGGGGGCTCATCCCTCTTCCCAAGACCCCCCGAGGCTCCCTGACCTGCCAGGTCCTACCCGGAgtcacctcccctctggcctggGCTGGCTTTCCTCCAGAGACACAAAACCTgttgcttcctcccctcccctcgaCCACATCCAAATCCCTCTTCTATGATCCTCTCGTCAGCCCCCGCACTGGCCGCTCCATGCCGCCCCCCCATGGCCTGTGCCTCACCCCCTACTACTACTAAATCCCACTCCCTTCACTGCAAAAGCTACATTCATGGATCAACAGAAACCAACCTTGCCCGttgcccccagcctcctcccctgtgGGAGATGCTGGGCCAGGGAGATGCCACACTGACTGGCCTCCGTTTCCCTGTGTAGGGTGGAGGTGGTCGGAGCACCTGTCTCACCTGAGAGCTGCTGTGCGGCCCCCTCACCCCGTCCTCATCTGCTCCTTcgccccagccctccctccaccccaccgtGACCAGCCCCTGCACACACAGGCCACTACTCTGGCCCATTCTCCTTCCAGATGGTAACCAGGGCTGAGTGCCTCTTCCCCACGGCGGGGCTGCACCCTGGCTGGGCCACACCCACGTCCTCAGCCCCCGGGGACCCTGAATTCGGGGTCACCAGCACCTCTTACAGACTACAGGTGAGTCTTCTCTATGGCCGGCTCACCCGGGGTAAGCTGCCTGCGCTGTCTGTGACATCTAGACACCCCGGCCGAGAACCAGACAGACAAGACAGATGGACAGCCAGCCCTAGCAGTGCATGAACCCACGACTGGTTTAATGACAACGATGCTGCACTTCACAAGAACAAGGCTAGCTCTGCACCAGGCGCCCCTCcgtccccagcccctgcacttAGCCCCACGCACACTTGCGGCTGCAGACACACTTTGCGCCCCTCTCTCTATCCCAAGGCCCAGGCCCAGTCCACAGGCTGGGGGACACACAGTCACGAGCACGGCCAGCTCCAGGGCTCTGGCAACTGCACGAGGTGAGGgtgtggcagagtcaggattattttcttaaaaaaaaaaaaaaaaacactcaaagaaCGACCAATCAAAATACACACATCTATGTACACTGTCCCTTGTCGTCCCTGCGGCAGGCAGatcagggctggggaggaggggtccCTTCCCCAAGTTCAGGCAGGTTTGGCTGATCGGGAGCTGTGAGCGCTgtcccccccgaccccccagtGGGTAGTGGGTGAGCCACCGCTCCTGCCCCACCAGGCTTAAATTTTCTGGGACTgatctacaaacaaacaaacaaacccaaagaaaaatcacaagtaCATatatacacgtgcacacacatggcCACAGGGACCTGGAGGGGCTCCGTGCAGGCCTCCCTGGCTCTGCAGGACCCACCTCGCCCAGGCCTGCTCCACCCCGTCCGCTCCATCAGCACCCCTTGATCAGAggcacggcgggggggggggggggcgggggggatgctCACAACCTTGGCCACGCCCAGGCTCTCCCTTCCTCCATTTCTCCTGGTCTGGAGACAAGGCAGGAGTGGATGGGCCCATGGGGCAGCTGGACAGAGCAGAGGGCCATGAGGCAGGCTGGGGGAAGCTCAGGAAGTATCTGGAAGGACCTATAGGTACCTCCTCCCCTGGCTGCCCCAAGGCCAATGGCACCAATGGCAGGACCCAACCAGGGGGCCTAGGGTGTGGCCAGGGGCTAGGGAGGAGGGCCAGATGCCCACAGGAACCCTCTTAGGGTCGAGTCTGCCCTTGGGTTACCCTGACTGGCTGTCCAGCAAGCCGCGAGAACCCGAGTCCTGCTTGGGGACAAAACAGGGCTGTGACCCCCGTTAGTAACAAGGACAGTGCAGGGTCAGGGTAAACACAAGACAGCCGATGGACCTGACTCGTTTTCCTCAGACAAGTCCATCTCAAGATGTCGTCCTTCGGCACGGAGActgcccagggcctgctcctgaCGTGGTGCCTCTGGAAGAGTCAACGGCGTGGCTGCCGGGGCAAGGACAGCAGGACCAGCCGCAGAGAAACCTATCAGGTGGCTCTGTCCCTTCGATCCATGTGCTGACCTCGGCAGTCCGCCCAGCCCCAGGGGTCTGTCCTGTAGGCATgagtggtggtggcggtggcggcggcagTGGCAGTGAGCACGTGCTTCTGGGAAGAGCATGCAGCCCCGACGATGCAGCGGCGGACGCAGATGGAAGCAGGCTGGGTCCCAGGAAGTGTCCATCGTGCTCCGAGCACAGCAGCCAGATGGTCCCTGCTGGGGCCACCCAGGATGGAGGGAGCCGGGCCCCCTCCTGCTGGTGCCCGGCCACGTCCCCGCCCCAAACACCGGCTGCCAGGGTTCGCAATCAGGCTTTAATGAGAATCTTCGGGGTCTCTCCAGGCCCgactccccgcccgccccctctgGGGACCgtgagctggggaggggagggtccaTGCACGCCGACGAGAGGTGGTACTCTTCCGACCCGGATGGAGGCCCGAGGGTTTACCGGATCCTGGTGAAGAGGTTGAGCACTGACACGGATTCCTGCGGGGCACAAAGGAGGCACCGCTGAGCCTGCGGCCTTGGGCGGCCTCCCTGTAATCGCGGGCCACTCAGCCAGGCCACCCGGGCTAGGTGCCAGGCAGCAGGGGGGTGGGAAAAACCTCTGCCTGGAAGGCATGCGGGGCTTTGGGCACAGGGGCCTGTGGGCACcgttcccaggaccccgaggtgtGTGGGGAGCCAGGCTCCGAGCACCTGGTACCACGTGGCTGGGGCTGCTCGGCgatggggagcagagagagaggggacccTGGGGAGAGTGTAGCT
Protein-coding regions in this window:
- the MFSD12 gene encoding major facilitator superfamily domain-containing protein 12, which translates into the protein MGPGPPAAGAAAPPRPLSLAARLSYAVGHFLNDLCASMWFTYLLLYLHSVRAYSSRGAGLLLLLGQVADGLCTPLVGYEADRAAGRCVRCGPRKAWHLVGTVCVLLSFPFIFSPCLGCGPATPEWAALLYYGPFIVIFQFGWAATQIAHLSLIPELATNDHEKVELTALRYAFTVVANITVYAAAWFLLHLQGSPNVEMARDASDQLGIQDVQVFQNLSLLVIGVGAVFSLLFHLGTREGRRPQAEEPDENRPLLAPTTARPLLLWRHWLREPAFYQVGLLYMSTRLIVNLSQTYIAMYLTYSLSLPKKFIATIPLVMYLSGFCSSFLMKPVNKCIGRNLTYFTGLLVVLAFAAWVALADRLGMAVYAAAVLLGAGCATILVTSLAMTADLIGPHTHSGAFVYGAMSFSDKVANGLAVMAIQSLYPCSLEICCRACMGFYRWVMVAATGGVGVAATLCLCSLLIWPIRLRSWDPGAQP
- the TEKTIP1 gene encoding tektin bundle-interacting protein 1 isoform X1 produces the protein MQTLRREAARPYVPRGTLEADFPAPLSSEDYLSLEGPRWAPAIKQATRWKYTPLGRDAAGQLWYTGLTNSDSREAWYTLPRAPDSPYREAYARWHGCHSHRERSMPSGECSALPAPSPRPAPGKGGRGGGGGTGARARDDLPPPPPTAYTQCLRETAWHDPIIPAQYRAPSTQWGSMLWKDRPIRGKEYGEEGVGAAGGSWATGAGFTRPRGQEVTWVLAPQCSTDTGTGWSHRGRPLTMCRTCRCLSARATPPRTTGSGTWSLTAPRPTSGPRPSTHPSTDKVHAA
- the TEKTIP1 gene encoding tektin bundle-interacting protein 1 isoform X3, encoding MQTLRREAARPYVPRGTLEADFPAPLSSEDYLSLEGPRWAPAIKQATRWKYTPLGRDAAGQLWYTGLTNSDSREAWYTLPRAPDSPYREAYARWHGCHSHRERSMPSAYTQCLRETAWHDPIIPAQYRAPSTQWGSMLWKDRPIRGKEYGEEGVGAAGGSWATGAGFTRPRGQEVTWVLAPQCSTDTGTGWSHRGRPLTMCRTCRCLSARATPPRTTGSGTWSLTAPRPTSGPRPSTHPSTDKVHAA
- the TEKTIP1 gene encoding tektin bundle-interacting protein 1 isoform X4; the protein is MQTLRREAARPYVPRGTLEADFPAPLSSEDYLSLEGPRWAPAIKQATRWKYTPLGRDAAGQLWYTGLTNSDSREAWYTLPRAPDSPYREAYARWHGCHSHRERSMPSAYTQCLRETAWHDPIIPAQYRAPSTQWGSMLWKDRPIRGKEYVLNRHRYGVEPPGPASDYVPYLSVPQRPRYTTQNYRQWDLEPYCPSTNQRPPPIYTPIH
- the TEKTIP1 gene encoding tektin bundle-interacting protein 1 isoform X2: MQTLRREAARPYVPRGTLEADFPAPLSSEDYLSLEGPRWAPAIKQATRWKYTPLGRDAAGQLWYTGLTNSDSREAWYTLPRAPDSPYREAYARWHGCHSHRERSMPSGECSALPAPSPRPAPGKGGRGGGGGTGARARDDLPPPPPTAYTQCLRETAWHDPIIPAQYRAPSTQWGSMLWKDRPIRGKEYVLNRHRYGVEPPGPASDYVPYLSVPQRPRYTTQNYRQWDLEPYCPSTNQRPPPIYTPIH